From Bifidobacterium longum subsp. longum JCM 1217, one genomic window encodes:
- a CDS encoding C1 family peptidase: protein MSELTPLTDEALNTLRGDFAQSGTNRLAMNAVTAAGIDKVARNYDRARLMQRRFSTIVDNGEATHQDRSGRCWLFSSLNVARFVAKKNMNLKEFEFSQNYAMYYDKLERVNYFLKDVAALVAAGEPSDSRLMQHLLADVMGDGGQWTMAMNVYKKYGAVPKDLFPETESSKNTGEMNIQLRHMLHTAVAHMYAADGDASKVEAIIADATAAGHRILTIHLGEPPVSFDWEWTDKDGEFHRDGEITPVEFWKKYVGPADLEDYVCLVDDPRTEHAKGKKIGIEHLGNVAGGDATEYLNVPNQFMKDCVKQILVEQGIPVWFGADCHPFMDRENGAWATDLFEYGRVYDVDFDLDKEARVRFGDSAMNHAMAFAGVDVADDGTTRRWRVENSWGAKIADKGYFTMSDDWFTEYVYEVAVPKALLPEEYQKALEEPATMLPAWDPMGALA from the coding sequence ATGAGTGAATTGACGCCTCTGACCGACGAAGCGTTGAATACCCTGCGCGGCGATTTCGCACAGAGCGGCACCAACCGTCTGGCCATGAACGCGGTGACCGCCGCCGGCATCGACAAGGTGGCTCGCAATTATGACCGCGCTCGTCTGATGCAGCGTCGTTTCTCCACCATCGTTGACAATGGCGAAGCCACCCATCAGGATCGCTCCGGCCGCTGCTGGCTGTTCAGCTCCCTGAACGTGGCCCGTTTCGTGGCCAAGAAGAACATGAACTTGAAGGAGTTCGAGTTCTCCCAGAACTACGCGATGTACTACGACAAGCTGGAGCGCGTCAACTACTTCCTTAAGGATGTGGCCGCTCTGGTGGCTGCCGGAGAGCCTTCCGACTCCCGCCTGATGCAGCACCTGCTCGCCGACGTGATGGGCGATGGCGGCCAGTGGACCATGGCCATGAACGTGTACAAGAAGTACGGCGCTGTGCCCAAGGACCTGTTCCCGGAGACCGAATCCTCCAAGAACACCGGTGAAATGAACATCCAGCTGCGCCACATGCTGCACACCGCCGTGGCGCACATGTACGCCGCTGACGGCGATGCCTCCAAGGTCGAGGCGATTATTGCCGACGCCACTGCTGCCGGCCACCGTATTCTGACCATCCACCTGGGCGAGCCGCCGGTTTCCTTTGACTGGGAATGGACCGACAAGGATGGCGAATTCCACCGCGACGGCGAGATTACGCCGGTTGAGTTCTGGAAGAAGTACGTGGGTCCGGCTGATCTTGAGGACTACGTGTGCCTGGTGGACGATCCGCGCACCGAGCACGCCAAGGGCAAGAAGATCGGCATCGAGCACCTCGGCAATGTGGCTGGCGGCGACGCCACCGAGTACCTCAACGTGCCAAACCAGTTCATGAAGGACTGCGTCAAGCAGATTCTCGTTGAGCAGGGCATTCCGGTATGGTTCGGTGCCGACTGCCACCCGTTCATGGACCGTGAGAACGGCGCTTGGGCCACCGACCTGTTCGAGTACGGCCGCGTGTACGACGTGGACTTCGATTTGGACAAGGAAGCCCGCGTGCGCTTCGGCGACTCCGCCATGAACCACGCCATGGCTTTCGCCGGCGTTGACGTGGCCGACGACGGCACCACCCGCCGCTGGCGCGTGGAGAACTCTTGGGGCGCCAAGATCGCCGACAAGGGCTACTTCACCATGTCCGACGACTGGTTCACCGAATACGTCTACGAGGTAGCCGTCCCGAAGGCCCTGTTGCCCGAGGAATACCAGAAGGCCCTCGAAGAGCCAGCCACCATGCTCCCCGCATGGGATCCGATGGGCGCTTTGGCCTGA
- a CDS encoding 3-deoxy-7-phosphoheptulonate synthase, with translation MAALRGPDSSEDERRLGEQAVFPETVDVNIRQLDPIPAPRAFLREQPLTDEMSELVLHSRQEIRDVLNGRDDRLLVIVGPCSIHDPKAAHEYAEKLAAVKRELEDRLVIVMRVYFEKPRTTIGWKGLINDPDLDGRFNIRKGMWLARKVLTDVLSLGLPAATEWLDPITPQYICDAISWGAIGARNTESQVHRELASGLSMPVGFKNSTDGSIKAAADSCFAAGFEHHFLSINLDGRVISAETKGNPDCHLVLRGSSHGPNYDAESVRQALEDLKVSKASGPSQHGLVIDAAHGNCGKDENREAEVIEEIAERLAHGEQGITGVMMESFLVGGHQKPAPLDQLVYGQSVTDSCVPWERTNELLHTLADAVTARRSAK, from the coding sequence ATGGCAGCACTACGTGGTCCGGATAGTTCCGAGGATGAACGTCGTTTGGGGGAGCAGGCCGTCTTTCCTGAGACCGTCGATGTCAACATTCGTCAGCTTGACCCCATTCCCGCGCCGCGTGCTTTCCTCAGGGAGCAGCCGCTCACCGATGAGATGAGCGAGCTCGTGCTCCACTCGCGGCAGGAAATCCGCGATGTGCTCAACGGCCGCGACGACCGACTGCTCGTCATCGTGGGCCCCTGCTCAATCCACGACCCGAAGGCCGCGCACGAGTACGCAGAAAAGCTGGCTGCCGTCAAGCGCGAGTTGGAAGACCGACTCGTGATCGTGATGCGCGTGTACTTCGAGAAGCCGCGCACCACCATCGGCTGGAAAGGCCTCATCAACGACCCCGATCTGGACGGTCGCTTCAATATTCGTAAGGGCATGTGGCTGGCCCGCAAGGTGCTCACCGACGTGCTGAGCCTCGGCCTGCCCGCCGCCACCGAATGGCTTGACCCCATCACCCCGCAGTACATCTGCGACGCGATCAGCTGGGGTGCCATCGGCGCGCGTAACACCGAATCCCAAGTCCACCGCGAACTGGCCAGTGGCCTGTCCATGCCGGTGGGCTTCAAGAACTCCACCGACGGCTCCATCAAGGCCGCCGCCGATTCCTGTTTCGCGGCCGGCTTCGAGCATCACTTCCTGTCCATTAACTTGGACGGTCGCGTGATTTCCGCCGAAACCAAAGGCAACCCGGATTGCCATCTGGTTCTGCGCGGCTCCAGCCACGGCCCGAACTACGATGCCGAATCCGTGCGTCAAGCTCTGGAAGACCTCAAGGTTTCCAAAGCGTCCGGCCCGAGCCAGCATGGCCTCGTCATCGATGCCGCCCACGGCAACTGCGGCAAAGACGAAAACCGCGAAGCCGAAGTCATCGAAGAGATCGCTGAGCGCCTGGCGCACGGCGAACAAGGCATCACCGGCGTAATGATGGAAAGCTTCTTGGTCGGCGGTCACCAAAAGCCGGCCCCGCTCGACCAGTTGGTCTACGGTCAGTCCGTCACCGACTCTTGCGTGCCGTGGGAACGCACCAACGAACTGCTGCACACCCTAGCCGACGCCGTCACCGCTCGCCGCTCGGCTAAATAG
- a CDS encoding 3-deoxy-7-phosphoheptulonate synthase, whose protein sequence is MQQQEEAAHSLHPLQVGPQPLQVGPQPLNTPEELRAIRQAMGEGKNPLVATDVPRWEDQVGVSRIINRRVLELEPLPTPAQVLAELPLTDQAQEIVAYSRDEIRACLYGQDDRLLVIVGPCSVHDPKAALDYARRLAKLKDELGEQLLIVMRVYFEKPRTTIGWKGLINDPDIDGSHNIRKGLLLARKTLLGVLKEGLAAATEFLEPTSPQFISDAVSWGAIGARNTESQIHRQLASGLSMPVGFKNATDGSVKAAVNGCFAAAQQHTFFGIDHLGRACAVETLGNPDCHVVLRGSIHGPNYDAESVAKAMEDVRAEMPAESAASHGLIVDCSHGNSGKDEHRQAEVVRNIASRIAAGEQGITGIMMESFIEGGNQKAAPLDQLVYGKSITDKCISWEETEALLRELAEAVATRRWH, encoded by the coding sequence ATGCAGCAGCAGGAGGAAGCAGCACATTCGCTGCATCCGTTGCAAGTCGGTCCGCAGCCGTTGCAAGTCGGTCCGCAGCCGTTGAACACCCCAGAAGAGCTTCGCGCCATTCGTCAGGCGATGGGGGAGGGGAAGAACCCGCTCGTTGCCACTGATGTGCCGCGTTGGGAAGATCAGGTGGGTGTCAGTCGCATCATCAACCGCCGCGTATTGGAGTTGGAGCCGCTGCCCACGCCCGCGCAAGTGCTCGCTGAACTCCCGCTGACTGATCAGGCTCAGGAAATCGTCGCCTACTCGCGTGATGAGATTCGCGCGTGCCTGTACGGCCAAGACGACAGGCTGTTGGTCATCGTCGGCCCCTGTTCGGTTCATGACCCGAAGGCCGCGCTGGACTACGCGCGCCGATTGGCCAAGCTGAAAGATGAGCTCGGTGAACAGCTGCTCATCGTCATGCGCGTGTACTTCGAGAAGCCGCGCACTACCATTGGCTGGAAGGGCCTGATCAACGACCCGGATATTGATGGCAGCCACAATATTCGCAAGGGCCTGTTGCTTGCTCGCAAAACCTTGCTTGGTGTGCTGAAGGAAGGATTGGCGGCCGCCACGGAATTTCTGGAGCCCACCAGCCCGCAGTTCATCTCGGACGCGGTGAGTTGGGGCGCCATTGGTGCGCGCAACACGGAAAGCCAGATCCACCGCCAATTGGCCAGCGGGCTTTCCATGCCGGTCGGCTTTAAGAATGCCACTGACGGCTCGGTGAAGGCAGCGGTCAACGGTTGCTTCGCCGCTGCTCAGCAGCACACGTTCTTCGGCATTGACCATCTGGGGCGTGCCTGCGCAGTCGAGACCCTTGGCAACCCGGACTGCCATGTGGTGTTGCGCGGCTCGATTCACGGCCCGAACTACGATGCCGAATCCGTGGCCAAAGCCATGGAAGACGTACGCGCCGAAATGCCCGCCGAATCCGCAGCCTCGCATGGTCTGATTGTTGATTGCTCGCACGGTAACTCCGGCAAGGACGAACATCGTCAGGCCGAAGTCGTGCGCAATATTGCCAGCAGAATTGCAGCTGGCGAACAGGGTATTACCGGCATCATGATGGAAAGCTTTATTGAAGGAGGCAATCAGAAGGCCGCGCCGCTTGATCAGCTGGTCTATGGCAAGTCGATTACTGACAAGTGCATCAGCTGGGAAGAAACCGAGGCCTTGCTGCGCGAGCTTGCGGAAGCCGTAGCCACACGGCGTTGGCACTGA
- the mtnN gene encoding 5'-methylthioadenosine/S-adenosylhomocysteine nucleosidase yields the protein MGMKTVAIIGALDEEVALIAKSLTHVTHTAKGSLDIVSGTVDSFGSDVIKVAATVGGMGLVNAAATTQLLIDEIAPDAVIFSGIAGNLNTHLYINDVVLGGTLRYLDTDMRLVGQWKPGTADAPVEEFHSDDRLLEVADEALANAGITHITGIIASGNYFVDTPQKVEEVIRLTGADAVEMEGAAVAQVAARNNVPALVIRALSDNADTDYEVFKEFDISEYADTAARLAVDIVKRL from the coding sequence ATGGGTATGAAAACTGTAGCTATTATTGGCGCATTGGATGAGGAAGTGGCGCTGATCGCCAAATCGCTCACGCATGTGACGCACACCGCCAAGGGCAGCCTTGACATCGTGTCCGGCACGGTCGACTCCTTCGGTTCTGACGTCATCAAGGTTGCCGCAACGGTAGGCGGCATGGGACTGGTCAATGCGGCCGCCACCACGCAGCTGCTGATTGACGAGATTGCCCCGGACGCCGTGATTTTCAGCGGCATCGCCGGCAACCTCAACACCCACCTGTACATCAACGACGTGGTGCTCGGCGGCACCCTGCGCTACCTCGACACTGACATGCGGCTCGTAGGCCAGTGGAAGCCCGGCACTGCGGACGCTCCGGTGGAGGAATTCCACTCTGATGACCGTCTGCTGGAAGTCGCCGACGAGGCGCTTGCCAATGCGGGCATTACCCACATCACCGGCATCATCGCCTCCGGCAACTACTTCGTGGACACGCCCCAAAAGGTCGAGGAGGTCATCCGACTCACCGGGGCTGACGCCGTGGAGATGGAAGGCGCCGCCGTGGCACAGGTCGCCGCCCGCAATAACGTGCCGGCACTGGTGATTCGTGCCCTTTCCGACAACGCCGACACCGATTACGAGGTATTCAAGGAGTTCGACATCTCCGAATACGCCGATACCGCCGCCCGTCTGGCTGTCGACATCGTCAAGCGCCTGTAA
- a CDS encoding sensor histidine kinase, whose protein sequence is MDIWQIVVIVVLAALILVWVAVIAYNKGRVSGRLAAEQDLSGDEDTHSLFGDDAPVRPTERRLIEVLPEALIVTDRNGLVQYSSPGSVPFGLVSGDRLNSREVEDILTQAAADGGMREREVQLPVNRNSYPSSNGRGLEAGQSRPSNTLYLRVRIGDIGDDLYAIFINDMSEQRRFEAVRRDFVTNVSHELKTPAGAIALLAETVTDAADDPDAVRYFSGRISKESARLTELVHHLIDLQKAQSPQSVIDARRISALDVARAAIAANQTQADSRHVDIRLSVNGQSVPTKVEEPADGEGSLEESGSPATNGPMIKADKEAMQTAVKNLVENAIHYSPEHTTVAVGVGERDGKVTIRVVDQGIGIPAKSLDRIFERFYRVDPARSRETGGSGLGLAITKHCVQENGGRISVWSRTGEGSTFTIELPAAPDEDDDEARSDESTQA, encoded by the coding sequence ATGGATATCTGGCAGATCGTCGTGATTGTGGTGCTCGCCGCGCTGATACTGGTGTGGGTTGCCGTCATCGCCTACAACAAAGGCCGCGTTTCAGGCCGGCTCGCCGCCGAACAGGACCTGTCCGGCGACGAGGATACGCATTCTCTATTCGGTGATGATGCGCCCGTGCGCCCCACCGAGCGTCGCCTGATTGAAGTCCTGCCCGAAGCCCTGATCGTCACCGACCGCAACGGTCTGGTCCAATATTCAAGCCCCGGCTCAGTGCCATTCGGCCTAGTCTCCGGCGACCGACTCAACTCGCGTGAAGTCGAGGACATCCTCACTCAGGCCGCCGCCGACGGTGGCATGCGTGAGCGTGAGGTTCAGCTGCCGGTCAATCGCAATTCCTATCCGTCCTCTAATGGCCGAGGACTGGAGGCCGGCCAGTCACGCCCGTCCAACACGCTGTATTTGCGTGTGCGCATTGGCGATATCGGCGATGACCTGTACGCCATCTTCATCAACGACATGTCCGAGCAGCGCCGTTTCGAGGCCGTCCGCCGTGACTTTGTGACCAACGTTTCGCACGAACTCAAGACTCCGGCCGGTGCCATCGCGCTACTGGCCGAAACCGTGACCGACGCCGCCGATGATCCGGACGCCGTACGGTATTTTTCCGGCCGTATCTCCAAGGAATCCGCGCGCCTGACCGAACTGGTGCATCATCTTATCGACTTGCAGAAAGCCCAAAGCCCGCAAAGCGTGATCGATGCGCGGCGCATTTCCGCGCTGGATGTGGCACGCGCCGCCATCGCCGCCAATCAGACCCAAGCCGACTCCCGCCATGTGGATATCCGACTGAGTGTCAACGGACAGTCAGTACCCACGAAGGTCGAGGAGCCGGCCGATGGCGAAGGTTCCTTGGAAGAATCAGGCAGCCCAGCCACGAACGGTCCGATGATCAAGGCCGACAAAGAGGCCATGCAAACCGCCGTCAAGAACCTCGTAGAGAACGCCATCCATTACTCGCCCGAACACACCACTGTGGCGGTCGGCGTGGGGGAGCGCGATGGCAAAGTCACCATTCGCGTGGTCGATCAGGGCATCGGCATCCCCGCCAAATCGCTGGACCGCATTTTCGAGCGATTCTACCGGGTCGACCCGGCCCGTTCGCGCGAGACCGGCGGTTCGGGACTCGGCTTGGCCATCACCAAGCACTGCGTGCAGGAGAACGGCGGTCGGATTTCGGTCTGGTCGCGTACGGGGGAGGGGTCGACGTTCACCATCGAGCTGCCGGCCGCCCCGGATGAGGATGACGACGAGGCCCGGTCGGACGAGTCGACACAAGCGTAG
- a CDS encoding response regulator transcription factor: protein MTRILIVEDEESYREPLVYQLTREGYDVSAAATGEEGLELFTKGGIDLVLLDLMLPGIDGTALCRRIREQSRVPIIMLTAKSAEIDKVVGLEIGADDYVTKPYSFRELLARIRAVMRRNQATAQASGTVDDDIPLVCGDIAMQVGQHQVTVRGETVFFPLKEFELLEYLMQNKGRVMTRHQLIDRIWGSDYVGDTKTLDVHVKRVRSKIEEDPAHPKYLTTVRGLGYKIDTPAE from the coding sequence ATGACACGCATTCTTATCGTCGAAGACGAGGAATCCTATCGCGAGCCGCTGGTATACCAGCTCACACGCGAGGGGTACGACGTGTCCGCCGCCGCCACTGGCGAGGAAGGTCTGGAACTGTTCACCAAGGGCGGCATCGATTTGGTGCTGCTTGATTTGATGCTGCCGGGCATTGACGGCACTGCACTGTGCCGCCGCATTCGTGAGCAGAGCCGTGTGCCGATTATTATGCTCACCGCCAAGAGCGCCGAAATCGATAAGGTCGTTGGCCTTGAGATTGGTGCGGACGATTATGTGACCAAGCCGTACTCTTTCCGTGAGCTGCTGGCACGTATTCGTGCCGTGATGCGTCGCAATCAGGCCACTGCCCAGGCTTCCGGCACTGTGGATGACGATATTCCGCTGGTGTGTGGCGATATCGCCATGCAGGTTGGCCAGCATCAGGTCACCGTACGCGGCGAAACCGTGTTCTTCCCGCTCAAGGAATTCGAACTGCTCGAATACCTCATGCAGAACAAGGGCCGTGTGATGACGCGTCACCAGCTGATCGACCGCATCTGGGGTTCGGATTATGTGGGCGACACCAAGACGCTCGACGTGCATGTCAAGCGCGTGCGCTCCAAGATCGAGGAAGATCCGGCGCACCCCAAGTATCTGACTACCGTGCGCGGTCTCGGATACAAGATCGATACTCCCGCGGAGTAA
- the pstS gene encoding phosphate ABC transporter substrate-binding protein PstS gives MQKNILVRSIAALSGIVMLASVAACGDNTATTTDNSSSSDSTSKSTPISGNFSGAGASSQQAAVEAWIAGFQGTNPEAKIAYNPSGSGAGVQTFLTGATAWAGSDKALADDEVEQSKSVCTEGTAFDVPVYISPIAVVFNLKGVSDAGKHINMDAATIAKIFDGKITKWNDPAIADQNKDLKLPDTAITVVHRSDKSGTTQNFVSYFKDVTPDNWTYDLSENWPNEVGQGAKGTSGVISTVKQADGTIGYADFSQVGDLGTVAVKVGDKYNEISAEAGSKVIGDSKQDDTVKGDNRIVIKINHATEAEGAYPIVLVSYDIVCPAYKDTKQTEFAKAWLTYVTSDEGQKAAQDAAGTAPLPSSLKSEITKSIEAIKTK, from the coding sequence ATGCAGAAGAACATCCTCGTTCGCTCCATTGCCGCTCTGTCCGGCATTGTGATGCTCGCTTCCGTGGCCGCCTGCGGCGATAACACCGCCACCACGACCGACAACAGCTCCTCCTCCGATTCCACTTCCAAGTCCACCCCGATCTCCGGCAACTTCTCGGGCGCCGGCGCCTCCTCTCAGCAGGCCGCTGTTGAAGCTTGGATCGCCGGCTTCCAGGGCACCAACCCTGAGGCCAAGATCGCCTACAACCCGTCCGGTTCCGGCGCTGGCGTGCAGACCTTCCTGACCGGTGCCACCGCTTGGGCCGGCTCCGACAAGGCCCTTGCCGATGACGAAGTTGAGCAGTCCAAGTCCGTGTGCACTGAAGGCACCGCCTTCGATGTCCCGGTCTACATCTCCCCGATCGCCGTGGTCTTCAACCTCAAGGGCGTTTCCGATGCCGGCAAGCACATCAACATGGACGCTGCCACCATCGCCAAGATCTTCGACGGCAAGATCACCAAGTGGAACGATCCGGCCATCGCCGATCAGAACAAGGACCTGAAGCTGCCCGACACCGCCATCACCGTGGTGCACCGCTCCGATAAGTCCGGCACCACCCAGAACTTCGTCTCCTACTTCAAGGACGTCACCCCTGACAACTGGACCTACGACCTCTCCGAGAACTGGCCGAACGAGGTTGGCCAGGGTGCCAAGGGCACTTCCGGCGTGATCTCCACCGTCAAGCAGGCCGACGGCACCATCGGCTACGCTGACTTCTCCCAGGTCGGCGACCTGGGCACCGTGGCCGTCAAGGTCGGCGACAAGTACAACGAGATTTCCGCCGAGGCCGGCTCCAAGGTCATTGGGGATTCCAAGCAGGACGACACCGTTAAGGGTGACAACCGCATCGTCATCAAGATCAACCACGCCACCGAGGCCGAGGGCGCCTACCCGATCGTCCTGGTCTCCTACGACATCGTCTGCCCGGCCTACAAGGACACCAAGCAGACTGAGTTCGCCAAGGCTTGGCTGACCTACGTGACCTCCGACGAGGGCCAGAAGGCCGCTCAGGATGCCGCCGGCACCGCTCCGCTGCCCTCCTCCCTGAAGTCCGAGATCACCAAGTCCATCGAGGCCATCAAGACCAAGTGA
- the pstC gene encoding phosphate ABC transporter permease subunit PstC, whose protein sequence is MSSQDKTAVQPVGGKTADKVFRGVAYACGILILVVLAAVFLFLFFRAWPLIGGDQAANSQTVSSFTGGKASSFWGYVLPLLFGTVLVSLLALLIAFFVSIGIALFISHYAPKKLATALSYVVDLLAAIPSVIYGLWGGLILVPAIYPFWNWVANHLGFIPLFEGPAANPPRTVATVAVVLAVMILPIITSMSRDIFMQTPRLHEEAALALGATKWEMIRLAVLPFGKSGIVSASMLALGRALGETMAVLMILSPGLNYSIKLLQASQNQTIAANIAAQYPEANDLGVSTLIGTGLILFLITFVVNFIARKLTEKATA, encoded by the coding sequence GTGAGTTCGCAAGACAAAACGGCTGTGCAGCCAGTTGGTGGCAAGACCGCCGACAAGGTGTTTCGCGGTGTGGCATACGCCTGCGGCATCCTGATCCTGGTTGTACTTGCCGCTGTGTTCCTGTTCCTGTTCTTCCGCGCCTGGCCACTCATCGGTGGCGATCAGGCCGCCAACAGCCAGACCGTGTCCAGCTTTACCGGCGGCAAGGCCAGCAGCTTCTGGGGCTACGTGCTCCCGCTGTTGTTCGGTACTGTGCTCGTGTCTTTGCTGGCACTGCTGATTGCCTTCTTCGTGTCCATCGGCATTGCGCTGTTCATTTCGCATTATGCACCTAAGAAGCTCGCCACCGCGCTGAGCTATGTGGTCGATTTGCTGGCTGCCATCCCGTCCGTTATCTACGGTTTGTGGGGCGGCCTGATTCTGGTGCCGGCCATCTACCCGTTCTGGAACTGGGTTGCCAACCACCTGGGCTTCATTCCACTGTTCGAGGGCCCGGCCGCCAACCCGCCGCGCACCGTCGCCACCGTGGCTGTGGTGCTCGCCGTTATGATTTTGCCGATTATCACCTCCATGTCCCGCGATATCTTCATGCAGACCCCACGCCTGCACGAAGAGGCCGCGCTGGCGCTCGGCGCCACCAAGTGGGAGATGATTCGTCTGGCCGTGCTGCCCTTCGGCAAGTCCGGTATCGTGTCCGCCTCCATGCTGGCTCTCGGCCGCGCGCTTGGTGAGACGATGGCCGTGTTGATGATCCTGTCCCCGGGCCTCAACTACTCCATCAAGCTGCTGCAGGCCTCGCAGAACCAGACCATCGCCGCGAATATTGCCGCACAGTACCCTGAAGCCAACGATCTGGGCGTCTCCACGCTGATCGGAACTGGTCTGATTCTGTTCCTGATCACGTTCGTGGTCAACTTCATCGCCCGTAAGCTTACCGAGAAAGCGACTGCGTGA
- the pstA gene encoding phosphate ABC transporter permease PstA, whose product MTAAENTEKTPMDGAPEIDFDRFRPTRSAIQRRNIMDHFMWVLIAVAFVIACIPLISLLWTTIVNGIKRLNLNFLSYNMTGVVGGNQTPSGGYGGVLHAIIGTLEITAGAMVISIPIGLMCAVYLVEYSNRGKLATTVSLLVDVMSGIPSIVAGLFAFSMFTILLGPGTINGFEGSVALSLLMLPTVVKSSEEMLKIVPNDLREASLALGVTKQRTITKIVLRTALPGIVSGAILAIARVIGETAPLLMTAGYISSTNVNLFSGQMTTLPVFVYQEYSKLSANCPPNADATCVTTIPMERAWAAALVLIVIVLLLNLIGRIVAKVFAVKTER is encoded by the coding sequence ATGACTGCTGCTGAGAACACTGAAAAGACTCCGATGGACGGCGCGCCCGAAATCGACTTCGATCGTTTCCGCCCGACCCGTTCCGCCATCCAGCGCCGTAATATCATGGACCACTTCATGTGGGTCCTGATCGCGGTGGCGTTTGTGATCGCCTGCATCCCGCTGATCTCCCTGCTGTGGACCACTATCGTCAACGGCATCAAGCGCCTGAACCTGAACTTCCTGAGCTACAACATGACCGGTGTGGTCGGTGGTAACCAGACCCCGTCCGGTGGTTACGGCGGTGTGCTGCACGCCATCATCGGTACTCTCGAAATCACCGCTGGCGCTATGGTTATCTCCATTCCGATCGGTTTGATGTGCGCCGTGTACCTGGTCGAATACTCGAACCGCGGCAAGCTCGCCACCACGGTCTCCCTGCTCGTCGACGTGATGAGCGGCATCCCGTCCATCGTGGCCGGCCTGTTCGCCTTCTCGATGTTCACGATTCTGCTGGGCCCCGGTACCATCAACGGTTTCGAAGGCTCCGTGGCTCTCTCCCTGCTGATGTTGCCCACCGTGGTCAAGTCCAGCGAGGAAATGCTCAAGATCGTGCCGAACGATTTGCGTGAGGCTTCCTTGGCTCTGGGCGTTACCAAGCAGCGCACGATTACCAAGATCGTGCTGCGCACCGCTCTGCCGGGCATCGTCTCCGGTGCCATTCTGGCCATCGCCCGCGTGATTGGTGAGACCGCACCGTTGCTGATGACCGCCGGCTATATCTCCAGCACCAACGTGAACCTGTTCTCCGGCCAGATGACCACCCTGCCGGTGTTCGTCTACCAGGAGTACTCGAAGCTCAGCGCGAACTGCCCGCCCAACGCCGACGCCACCTGCGTGACCACGATTCCGATGGAACGTGCGTGGGCTGCGGCTCTCGTGCTGATCGTCATCGTGCTGCTGCTGAACCTCATTGGCCGAATCGTGGCGAAGGTCTTCGCCGTCAAGACCGAGCGCTAA
- the pstB gene encoding phosphate ABC transporter ATP-binding protein PstB, which translates to MGQRIDVNHENIYYGDFLAVEDVNINIEPNKVTAFIGPSGCGKSTVLRTLDRMHEIIPGAHVEGEVLLEGKNLYDKDVDPVAVRRDVGMVFQRPNPFPTMSIRENVLAGVRLNNHHLAKSDADDLVEWALRGANLWEEVKDRLDNPGIGLSGGQQQRLCIARAVAVHPQVLLMDEPCSALDPISTLAIEDLINELKSDYTIVIVTHNMQQAARIADYTAFFNLKAVGQPGHLEYFADTITMFNNPQNEEAERYISGRFG; encoded by the coding sequence ATGGGACAACGTATTGACGTCAACCACGAGAACATCTATTACGGCGACTTTCTGGCCGTGGAAGATGTGAACATCAACATCGAGCCGAACAAGGTCACCGCCTTCATCGGCCCGTCCGGCTGCGGCAAGTCCACCGTGCTGCGCACCTTGGACCGTATGCACGAGATCATCCCCGGCGCTCACGTCGAGGGCGAGGTGCTGCTCGAAGGCAAGAACCTGTACGACAAGGACGTGGATCCGGTGGCCGTGCGCCGCGACGTCGGCATGGTCTTCCAGCGCCCGAACCCGTTCCCGACTATGTCCATCCGTGAGAACGTGCTGGCCGGTGTGCGCCTGAACAACCACCACCTGGCCAAGTCCGACGCCGACGATCTGGTCGAGTGGGCTCTGCGCGGTGCCAACCTCTGGGAAGAGGTCAAGGATCGTCTTGACAACCCTGGCATCGGCTTGTCCGGTGGCCAGCAGCAGCGTCTGTGCATCGCCCGCGCCGTGGCCGTCCACCCGCAGGTGCTGCTCATGGATGAGCCCTGCTCCGCCTTGGACCCGATTTCGACCCTGGCTATCGAGGATCTGATCAACGAGCTCAAGAGCGACTACACCATCGTGATCGTGACCCACAACATGCAGCAGGCCGCCCGTATCGCCGACTACACCGCCTTCTTCAACCTGAAGGCAGTGGGTCAGCCCGGTCACCTCGAGTACTTCGCGGACACCATCACGATGTTCAACAACCCGCAAAACGAAGAAGCCGAGCGCTACATCTCTGGAAGGTTCGGCTGA